The Bombus vancouverensis nearcticus chromosome 9, iyBomVanc1_principal, whole genome shotgun sequence genome includes a window with the following:
- the Rab7 gene encoding RAS oncogene family member Rab7 — protein MASHKKLLLKVIILGDSGVGKTSLMNQYVSKKFSNQYKATIGADFLTKEVMVDDRIVTMQIWDTAGQERFQSLGVAFYRGADCCVLVFDVSAPSSFKSLDSWRDEFLIQASPRDPDNFPFVVLGNKVDLESKVIHGKKAQQWCQSKNNIPYFETSAKEAINVEQAFQTIAKNALAQESEVELYNEFPDQIKLTNDQRNNGKGDSCAC, from the exons ATGGCTTCTCATAAGAAACTACTGCTTAAGGTCATTATCCTTGGAGATTCAGGAGTTGGTAAAACTTCTCTTATGAATCAGTATGTAAGCAAGAAATTTAGCAATCAATATAAAGCTACTATAGGTGCAGATTTTCTTACCAAAGAAGTAATGGTAGACGATAGGATAGTTACTATGCAG atttGGGATACAGCTGGTCAAGAAAGGTTTCAATCTTTAGGTGTTGCTTTCTACAGGGGTGCTGATTGTTGTGTACTCGTATTTGATGTTTCAGCACCTAGTAGCTTTAAATCTTTAGACTCCTGGAGAGATGAATTCTTGATTCAAGCTTCTCCTcgtgatccagataattttccATTTGTAGTACTTGGAAATAAAGTTGATTTAGAATCCAAAGTG ATTCATGGTAAGAAAGCACAGCAGTGGTGTCAATCTAAAAACAATATTCCATATTTTGAAACTAGTGCTAAAGAAGCCATCAATGTTGAACAAGCCTTCCAAACGATAGCGAAGAATGCTTTAGCTCAAGAAAGTGAG GTGGAATTATATAATGAATTCCCAGACCAAATTAAATTGACCAATGACCAAAGAAACAATGGCAAGGGTGATTCTTGTGCTTGCTAG